Proteins encoded by one window of Lathyrus oleraceus cultivar Zhongwan6 chromosome 1, CAAS_Psat_ZW6_1.0, whole genome shotgun sequence:
- the LOC127108125 gene encoding uncharacterized protein LOC127108125 — translation LRYEYVSSRSPKILWRVVGTNGTLQIERGFQGQHGYLVSLYDANGQCKSSFFPFSGVTEELKAFFNDVSENTLKKGSQFVPEHRLSFVEGARDVALLEAMLKSGSRQGKQVQVKKF, via the exons CTCAGATATGAATATGTCTCCTCCAGATCCCCCAAG ATCTTGTGGCGAGTTGTTGGCACGAATGGAACCCTTCAAATTGAGCGAGGATTCCAAGGACAACACGGATACCTG GTTTCATTATATGATGCTAATGGACAATGCAAAAGCTCATTTTTCCCATTCAGTGGAGTAACTGAAGAATTAAAAGCTTTTTTTAATGATGTTTCTGAAAACACCCTCAAG AAGGGTAGTCAGTTTGTACCCGAGCACCGCCTCTCTTTTGTGGAGGGTGCGAGAGACGTTGCTCTTTTAGAGGCAATGCTTAAATCTGGATCAAGGCAGGGCAAGCAAGTTCAAGTGAAAAAGTTTTGA